TTGTCCAGCTGCTCGCCGTAGCGCGACAGGATCATGGACAGGGTGACCTTGCCCACGAAGCCGGTGGAGCCCGAGAACAGCAGGCGCTTGCCGGTGAAGACCTCGGTGACGTTCAGCTCGGGGGAACTCATCGTGTGGACAATCCCGGAGGAGGCTTACTTCACGTCGACCATGACGGTGGGGGCGATGCGCAGCAGGCTGATGCTGGCCGAGCGGCCCATGAAGCCGCGCGCCTCCTCGATGGCCTCGGTGAGGGTGTCGGTGCGGTCCCAGCCGAGCAGCGCCGGGACGTGGTTGTTCTCCGCGCCCGCGACGATGACCTTGCCCGCGTGCTGGCGACCGTTCTCGCCCCAGTACCACATGTAGAGCGGGTGCACGCCGTGGTAGGCGTTGCCCTTGCGGTACAGGTGCACGTAGCTGGGGTTCTCGGCGAACTCGCGCTCGTACTTCCTCTCGATCTCCACCGCGTCGCGCGTCTCGGGCAGCACGCGGTTGAAGAACTCGATGTAGCTGGGGTGCTGCACCGGATCGAACTCGTCGAAGGCCGGGTGGGTGAGGATGATGACGCCGCCCTTCTTCACCAGCGGCACGCCGCGGTTGAGGTTGAAGAAGTAGCCCAGCCCCATCACCTGCACGAGCAGCGGGTTGAGGATGGAGTTGACGCTGTAGGGCGAGATGAAGGGGATGGGGAAGATGACGATGTCGCTCTGCCCCTGCACCGGCACCACGTACTGCTGCCAGCTCTTCTCCAAAATCTTCTGGTGCGTGGGCTCGGTGGCGCCGGCGAACACGCCCGTCACGTCATAGGGGGCGGGCACGGAGTTGAGAATGGTGCGGGCCGCGGCGCGCGGCACCTTCGACAGCGCGTAGCGCATGGCATGGAACTTCAGCCGGTCGCCCTCGGTGTAGTCCTCCTCGCGCTTGTGGAGGAAGTCGGTGGCCGGGCCGAACATGCGGTTGTTGAGCACCGACTCGATGTGGAAGACCTTGAGGTGCTTGTCGATCGCCTTGCCGATGCGCTCGTTGCGCCGGTACAGCTCGCTCTTCTTGGGCTCCATGTAGCTCTCGGAGCCGCGGATGGTCTGCGGGTTGTGGTGCGCGCGCAGGCTCGCGTAGTTGGCCAGGCCCGTGCCCATGGACTTGTGCCCGCCGTTCATGGGCACGAAGTTCACGTTGACGTAGACGGTGAGGTCGCTCTCGGCCACGCGCCGGTTGACGGCCACCACGTGCGAGCCGCATGGGCTGCGCTCCAGCTCCGTGATGCCGTCGGGGTCCTCGGCGTCGTGGTTGTAGTAGCGCTCCGGGTAGTAGGCGTCGAAGATCTTCTGGCCCACCATGCGCCGCATCTCGCCCTCCGTCATGCGGCGGTGCAGGGCGTTGGCGATGATGAGGTGGATGTCGTCCACGCCCGAGTCGGCGCACAGCTCCAGCACCACCTCGAGGATGGACTGGCGCACGTCGGGCGTGGCCATGGGCGGCAGCGGCACGGAGATGTCGTCGATGACGCAGGTGAGCCGCATGCCCGGGCGCAAGAGCGCGTGCAGGGGCTCCATGCCCTCGGGGTGGTTGATGGCCCAGCGGATGGCGGCCTTCACGTTGGGCACGCCCGCCAGGGGCGGACGGGGGAAGATGACCCGGGTGCCCACGGGCAGGTCCTCGAGCAGGAAGTTCTCCCCGCTGAAGAGCGCCCGGGGAGGGCTGCCCTTCTCGGTGATGACGACCTGACTTTCCTCGTCGTAGAGCTTCTGGAGCGTCTTGAGGGGGCGCATGGGGGCGGAGGCTTTCGTTACTTGAGGTCCAGGATGGGCCAGTTGTAGGCCCGGGCGATGGAGCGCAGACGCATGTCCGGGTTGACGGCGGTGGGCCGCCCCACCACGGCGAGCATGGCGTAGTCGGAGGAGCTGTCGGAGTAGCCGTGGCACTGGTCGAGCGCCAGGCCCTCGCGGACACAATAGGAGCGGATGGCGTTGGCCTTGTTCGCCCCTTCGATGATGGGGGGGATGACCTTTCCGGTCGCCTTGCCCCCCACGAACTGCATCTTGTTGGCGATGAGATCATCGGCGCCCAGGTGGCGCACCAGGGGCCGCATGCTGAAGTCCAGGGCGCCCGTGACGAGCACGATGCGGCAGCCGGCCCGGCGCGCCTGGTCGATGAGGTCGCGCGTCTGCTCGTACAGGGCGGGCTTGAGGACGTCCTCGAACATGTCCTCGGCGATGGAGATGAGTCGATCCTCGGACAGTCCGGCGTAATAGCGGTAGAAGAACTCGTTGAACTTCTTACGGTTCACCGCGTCCATGGCGGCGAACAGGGGGGCACTGGCGGCCGTGGCCAGCGTCCTCCCGGCGATGCCCAGCAGGGAACCCCGGTTCATCGCATAGTAGGCGTAGACGTGGACGACGTTGGTTTTCACCAACGTCCCGTCGACATCGTAGAAGGCGGCTTTCGCGGGCATGGGCAAGGCGGGCTTCCTGACACCGGAGTCAGGCGTGTGTCAACCGCGCTCCACCTCCCGGAATTCGCCGAATGGACCCCAGAAGCCTCGCGAGGCTCCCTGTTCTGGCGTGCAAGCAGCCTCGGTTATCCCACATCCATCCAGGCGGCCCGGTCCTTTTCTCGGGGGAGGGCGTCACAGCCAGCCATGTTCCCTGTACCAGAGGGCACTGCGGCGGATGGTGTCGGCCGGGTCTCGCGTGGCGCGAAAGCCCAGGAGCCGCTCCGCCTTGGCGCTCGAACACGTCCAGGCGGGCGCGAGCAACTGGCGCGCGAACTTGCGGTTGAGGGGCAGGGGCCGGCCCGTCAGCCGCGCCACCCCATCCGCCACGGTGGCCAGGGTGCTCAGGACGAGGGGCGGCAGGGTCACGGTCCGGGGCCGGACGCCCAGGGCCTCGGCGGCGAGGTCCTGGATGCGCTCCAGGGTGAAGGGGTGGGGGTGGCCCACGAAGAAGGCCTGCCCGAGGGCCTCGTCCCGCTCGGCCACCACCTGGAGCAGGTCCACCACGTCCTCCACGTCCACCAGGGTCAGGGGCCGCTCGCCCTCGCCCAGGCGCAGCTTCAGCCCCCGCGCGACCAGCCGGAAGAGCAGCAGGTTCTCCCGGTCCCGGGGCCCCACGATGCGCGGAGGCCGGACCACCGTCACCGGCAGCCGGTCCGCGTAGGAGAGGGCGATGCGCTCCGCCTCGGCCTTGCTCTCCCCATAGGCGTCCGTGGGGTGGGGGGCATCCTCCTCCACCCGGGGGCGCCCGGCGCTGCTCGGCCCCGAGGCCCCCAGCGAGCCCACCAGCACCAGCCGGGGCCGGTGCCCCGCGGCCACCAGGGCCTCGCACAGCAGCCGGGTCCCCTCGGCGTTGACCCGCAGGAAGTCCTCCCGGGTGGCCGCCCGGCGTACGCCCGCCAGGTGGAAGACCACCTCCTGGCCCTCCACCGCGCGCGCCAGTCCCGGAGCGTGGATCACGTCTCCTTCCGCTCGGGTGTACTCCACCCCGGCCAGCCCCGAGACGTCGCTGCCCGGGCGCAACAGGCATGTTGCACGGTGACCCCGCTCGACGAGCGCTCGCACCAGCGCCGACCCCAGAAAACCATTCGCTCCAGTGACGAGGATCTGGCTCATGTCGATGTCATTGCAGAAAACACTCTTCCCTTCCGAGGGAGAAACATTATTTTCTCTCTCGGCCCTCAGAGGGAAGAATGCAGCGGAGGGCTGATTTTCGGCCTCGGGCGTGCTACGAGCCCGTTGGCTCAGGGTGTGAACACGCTGTGCAACGCCCCTGGACACTGCGACCAGGGGAAGGAGATCCGAACAGAATGGCCGCCAAGAAGACCACCACCGCCGCTGCGAAGAAGGCTCCCGCCGCCAAGAAGGCTCCCGCCGCCAAGAAGGCCGCTGCGGGCAAGCGCAAGCCCAACGCGGCGTTCATGAAGGAGATGACGCCGTCGCCCGCTCTGGCGGAGATCGTCGGGAGCAAGGCCCTGCCGCGCACCGCCGTCGTGAGCAAGATCTGGGACTACATCAAGAAGAACAACCTCCAGGATCCGAAGAACAAGCGGCAGATCAACGCCGACGACAAGCTCAAGCCCATCTTCGGCGGCAAGAAGTCCGTCACGATGTTCGAGCTGACGGCGCTGGTGAACAAGAACCTGTCCTGAGCCGTGAGGACCGGCTCCACTGGCCGGTAGTTGCCCGGAGGGCCCGCCACCGCAAGTGGCGGGCCCTTCGCGTTGGGGCTGCCACCGGGCGAGCGTTGGATAGCGGGCGGAAGTCGCTCGTCGTGGTGGCCAGACGCGTCAGACGGCCCTACGACTGGTCCCATGCGATTGGATGGAACGACGGTGTCGGGGGGCGACGCCTCCCAGACGGGAATCGATGCGTTGGCGGGCGCGGTGTACACGCGGGTCCGGGAGGACCTGCTGGCGCGCGGCACGCCGCTGTCCACCTACCGCGTGCAGTTGCACAAGGGCTTCTCCTTCGAGGACGCGCGGCGGATCGTGCCCTACCTGGCCCGCCTGGGCGTGTCGGACATCTATTGTTCGCCCTACCTCA
Above is a window of Cystobacter fuscus DNA encoding:
- a CDS encoding lactate racemase domain-containing protein, which produces MRPLKTLQKLYDEESQVVITEKGSPPRALFSGENFLLEDLPVGTRVIFPRPPLAGVPNVKAAIRWAINHPEGMEPLHALLRPGMRLTCVIDDISVPLPPMATPDVRQSILEVVLELCADSGVDDIHLIIANALHRRMTEGEMRRMVGQKIFDAYYPERYYNHDAEDPDGITELERSPCGSHVVAVNRRVAESDLTVYVNVNFVPMNGGHKSMGTGLANYASLRAHHNPQTIRGSESYMEPKKSELYRRNERIGKAIDKHLKVFHIESVLNNRMFGPATDFLHKREEDYTEGDRLKFHAMRYALSKVPRAAARTILNSVPAPYDVTGVFAGATEPTHQKILEKSWQQYVVPVQGQSDIVIFPIPFISPYSVNSILNPLLVQVMGLGYFFNLNRGVPLVKKGGVIILTHPAFDEFDPVQHPSYIEFFNRVLPETRDAVEIERKYEREFAENPSYVHLYRKGNAYHGVHPLYMWYWGENGRQHAGKVIVAGAENNHVPALLGWDRTDTLTEAIEEARGFMGRSASISLLRIAPTVMVDVK
- a CDS encoding HAD-IB family hydrolase, with translation MPAKAAFYDVDGTLVKTNVVHVYAYYAMNRGSLLGIAGRTLATAASAPLFAAMDAVNRKKFNEFFYRYYAGLSEDRLISIAEDMFEDVLKPALYEQTRDLIDQARRAGCRIVLVTGALDFSMRPLVRHLGADDLIANKMQFVGGKATGKVIPPIIEGANKANAIRSYCVREGLALDQCHGYSDSSSDYAMLAVVGRPTAVNPDMRLRSIARAYNWPILDLK
- a CDS encoding NAD-dependent epimerase/dehydratase family protein, which produces MSQILVTGANGFLGSALVRALVERGHRATCLLRPGSDVSGLAGVEYTRAEGDVIHAPGLARAVEGQEVVFHLAGVRRAATREDFLRVNAEGTRLLCEALVAAGHRPRLVLVGSLGASGPSSAGRPRVEEDAPHPTDAYGESKAEAERIALSYADRLPVTVVRPPRIVGPRDRENLLLFRLVARGLKLRLGEGERPLTLVDVEDVVDLLQVVAERDEALGQAFFVGHPHPFTLERIQDLAAEALGVRPRTVTLPPLVLSTLATVADGVARLTGRPLPLNRKFARQLLAPAWTCSSAKAERLLGFRATRDPADTIRRSALWYREHGWL
- a CDS encoding SWIB/MDM2 domain-containing protein encodes the protein MAAKKTTTAAAKKAPAAKKAPAAKKAAAGKRKPNAAFMKEMTPSPALAEIVGSKALPRTAVVSKIWDYIKKNNLQDPKNKRQINADDKLKPIFGGKKSVTMFELTALVNKNLS